In Drosophila pseudoobscura strain MV-25-SWS-2005 chromosome 4, UCI_Dpse_MV25, whole genome shotgun sequence, the following proteins share a genomic window:
- the Atet gene encoding ATP-binding cassette sub-family G member 4 isoform X2 has product MDDLQASIVPLVDKCSATKAVILPATAAKVTDTDITATATAAAASQPNAVLYKSSNNSATLSTLSLSPTTNPNPNSTPRAEPVPLLTPLQKMTNDLKQCNTNANHGSQNNLCNGVGVALAPKVMNNGSSSSNDQKKGTISLSHLPQRPPVDIEFCDISYSVAVGHRRGCKTILKSVSGKFRNGEITAIMGPSGAGKSTLMNILAGYKTAQLSGSVLINSKERNLRRFRKLSCYIMQDDVLIANLTVGEAMMVAANLKLGKHMISYAKRVVVEEILETIGLKESVHTLTCNLSGGQRKRLSIALELVNNPPVMFFDEPTSGLDSSTCFQLISLLRSLARGGRTIVCTIHQPSARLFEKFDHLYLLAQGQCVYEGRVRGLVPYLSSLGFECPSYHNPADYVLEVASGEYGDAVPKLVQAVKGGACKKYAHKDYCLTLLPTKAAESATLHLEDEKPPLLSGDSNPLDAEAEAEADADLKPPKLEAQQSQNSDCSAVILMPQSNDDSCSFSSSKGGGAHNAVGGPPSGGVVGCMTSLLDSHESVVTLPNKTGFPTSGWTQFWILLKRSFRTILRDRMLTHMRLFSHVIVGAIIGMIYYDVGNEASKIMSNAGCIFFVSLFTTFTAMMPTILTFPTEMSVFVREHLNYWYSLKAFYFAKTIADMPFQIVFSSVYVLVVYYLTSQPMEWNRVSMFVLIQVLNSLVAQSLGLLIGAGMNIETGVFLGPVTTIPTILFSGFFVNFDTIPGYLQWVTYVSYVRYGFEGAMVAIYGMDRAKLQCNQMYCHYRVPKKFLEEMSMDNAHFWVDAVALTGIFFALRIIAYFVLRWKLHMIR; this is encoded by the exons atggaCGACCTGCAGGCCTCCATTGTGCCCCTGGTGGACAAATGCTCCGCCACGAAGGCAGTCATActgccagcaacagcagcgaaagtcacagacacagacatcaccgcaacagcaacagcagcagcagcatcacagCCAAATGCCGTGCTCTacaagagcagcaacaacagtgcCACGCTGTCAACGCTCTCCCTGAGTCCCACAACTAATCCTAATCCCAATTCCACTCCGAGGGCAGAGCCCGTGCCCCTCCTGACGCCGCTGCAGAAGATGACCAACGACCTGAAGCAGTGCAATACCAATGCGAACCACGG GTCGCAGAACAACCTGTGCAatggcgtgggcgtggcactggCCCCCAAGGTAATgaacaatggcagcagcagctccaacgaCCAGAAGAAGGGCACCATCTCGCTCTCCCACCTGCCCCAGCGGCCTCCCGTGGACATTGAGTTCTGTGATATATCCTACTCGGTGGCCGTCGGCCATAGGCGCGGCTGCAAGACCATCCTGAAGAGCGTCTCGGGAAAGTTCCGCAATGGAGAGATCACCGCGATCATGGGTCCCTCGGGGGCAGGGAAAAGCACGCTGATGAATATCCTGGCGGGCTACAA GACTGCCCAACTCTCCGGATCGGTGCTGATCAACAGCAAGGAGAGGAACCTCCGCAGATTCCGCAAGCTCTCCTGCTACATCATGCAGGACGATGTCCTGATCGCCAATCTGACGGTGGGCGAGGCCATGATGGTGGCCGCAAATCTCAAGCTCGGGAAGCACATGATATCCTACGCCAAGCGGGTGGTCGTGGAGGAGATCCTCGAGACCATCGGCCTCAAGGAGTCGGTGCATACGCTCACCTGCAACCTGTCGGGAGGGCAGAGGAAGCGGCTTTCCATCGCTCTGGAGCTCGTCAACAATCCCCCGGTGATGTTCTTCGACGAACCCACCTCCGGGCTGGACAGCTCCACCTGCTTCCAGCTGATCTCGCTGCTCCGATCGCTGGCCCGCGGCGGGCGCACCATCGTCTGCACCATCCACCAGCCGTCGGCGCGTCTCTTCGAGAAGTTCGACCATCTGTACCTGCTGGCCCAGGGGCAGTGCGTCTACGAGGGCCGTGTGCGGGGCCTGGTGCCGTATCTGTCCTCCCTCGGGTTCGAGTGCCCCTCGTACCACAATCCCGCGGACTACGTCCTGGAAGTGGCCTCCGGGGAGTACGGGGATGCGGTGCCGAAGCTCGTGCAGGCCGTCAAGGGCGGGGCGTGCAAGAAGTACGCCCACAAGGACTACTGCCTCACGCTCCTGCCCACCAAGGCCGCGGAGAGTGCCACCCTCCACCTGGAGGATGAGAAGCCCCCCCTCCTCTCAGGAGATTCTAATCCTTTGGATGCGGAAGCCGAGGCCGAAGCCGATGCGGATCTAAAACCACCGAAGCTGGAGGCGCAACAGTCGCAGAACTCCGACTGCAGCGCCGTCATTCTTATGCCCCAATCCAACGACGacagctgcagcttcagctccTCCAAGGGCGGCGGCGCCCACAATGCAGTCGGGGGGCCGCCCAGTGGCGGCGTCGTCGGATGCATGACCTCGCTCCTGGACTCGCACGAGAGCGTGGTGACCCTCCCGAACAAGACGGGGTTCCCCACCAGCGGCTGGACGCAGTTCTGGATCCTCCTGAAGCGCTCCTTCCGCACCATCCTACGAGACAGAATGCTGACGCACATGCGCCTCTTCTCGCACGTGATTGTGGGGGCCATAATCGGGATGATCTACTACGATGTGGGGAACGAGGCCTCCAAGATCATGAGCAATGCTGGATGCATCTTCTTCGTGTCTCTGTTTACCACCTTCACGGCCATGATGCCCACCATTTTGACAT TTCCCACTGAAATGTCCGTGTTCGTGCGGGAGCATCTCAACTATTGGTACTCTCTCAAGGCGTTCTACTTTGCCAAGACGATAGCGGACATGCCCTTCCAG ATAGTCTTTTCAAGCGTCTATGTCCTGGTGGTGTACTACCTGACATCCCAGCCGATGGAGTGGAACCGCGTCTCCATGTTCGTCCTCATCCAGGTGCTCAATTCCCTCGTGGCCCAGTCGCTGGGGCTGCTCATCGGCGCCGGGATGAACATCGAGACGGGGGTGTTCCTCGGGCCCGTCACCACCATCCCCACGATACTGTTCTCCGGGTTCTTCGTCAACTTCGACACCATCCCGGGCTACCTGCAGTGGGTCACGTACGTCAGTTATGTGCGCTACGGATTTGAGG GCGCCATGGTGGCCATCTATGGCATGGACCGCGCCAAGCTGCAGTGCAACCAAATGTACTGCCATTACCGAGTGCCCAAGAAGTTCCTCGAGGAGATGTCCATGGACAATGCCCACTTCTGGGTGGATGCCGTGGCCCTGACGGGGATATTCTTTGCCCTCCGCATCATCGCATACTTCGTGCTGCGGTGGAAGCTGCACATGATCCGCTAA
- the Atet gene encoding ATP-binding cassette sub-family G member 4 isoform X1: MLLIDRLTAPIQVVREGATSCATKRGTYLRVYGQRKGTKERDMNMEMTLTRCSSADSGGGIQNSSFEAKPEERRRSAHLGALEEMQRQRSMSFVQTKLTKNGSCVSALQRCEDGAPCWLKSQNNLCNGVGVALAPKVMNNGSSSSNDQKKGTISLSHLPQRPPVDIEFCDISYSVAVGHRRGCKTILKSVSGKFRNGEITAIMGPSGAGKSTLMNILAGYKTAQLSGSVLINSKERNLRRFRKLSCYIMQDDVLIANLTVGEAMMVAANLKLGKHMISYAKRVVVEEILETIGLKESVHTLTCNLSGGQRKRLSIALELVNNPPVMFFDEPTSGLDSSTCFQLISLLRSLARGGRTIVCTIHQPSARLFEKFDHLYLLAQGQCVYEGRVRGLVPYLSSLGFECPSYHNPADYVLEVASGEYGDAVPKLVQAVKGGACKKYAHKDYCLTLLPTKAAESATLHLEDEKPPLLSGDSNPLDAEAEAEADADLKPPKLEAQQSQNSDCSAVILMPQSNDDSCSFSSSKGGGAHNAVGGPPSGGVVGCMTSLLDSHESVVTLPNKTGFPTSGWTQFWILLKRSFRTILRDRMLTHMRLFSHVIVGAIIGMIYYDVGNEASKIMSNAGCIFFVSLFTTFTAMMPTILTFPTEMSVFVREHLNYWYSLKAFYFAKTIADMPFQIVFSSVYVLVVYYLTSQPMEWNRVSMFVLIQVLNSLVAQSLGLLIGAGMNIETGVFLGPVTTIPTILFSGFFVNFDTIPGYLQWVTYVSYVRYGFEGAMVAIYGMDRAKLQCNQMYCHYRVPKKFLEEMSMDNAHFWVDAVALTGIFFALRIIAYFVLRWKLHMIR, encoded by the exons ATGCTGCTGATTGATCGATTGACTGCCCCCATTCAGGTCGTTAGGGAAGGTGCCACATCATGTGCCACTAAACGAGGCACATATCTAAGGGTCTACGGGCAGAGAAAGggaacaaaagagagagacatgAACATGGAAATGACACTGACGCGCTGCAGCAGCGCGGATAGCGGCGGTGGCATACAGAACTCCAGCTTCGAGGCGAAGCCGGAGGAACGTCGAAGGTCCGCCCACTTGGGGGCGCTCGAGGAGATGCAGCGGCAGCGTTCCATGTCCTTTGTGCAGACGAAGCTCACGAAAAATGGCAGCTGCGTGAGCGCCCTGCAGCGGTGCGAGGACGGAGCTCCCTGCTGGCTTAA GTCGCAGAACAACCTGTGCAatggcgtgggcgtggcactggCCCCCAAGGTAATgaacaatggcagcagcagctccaacgaCCAGAAGAAGGGCACCATCTCGCTCTCCCACCTGCCCCAGCGGCCTCCCGTGGACATTGAGTTCTGTGATATATCCTACTCGGTGGCCGTCGGCCATAGGCGCGGCTGCAAGACCATCCTGAAGAGCGTCTCGGGAAAGTTCCGCAATGGAGAGATCACCGCGATCATGGGTCCCTCGGGGGCAGGGAAAAGCACGCTGATGAATATCCTGGCGGGCTACAA GACTGCCCAACTCTCCGGATCGGTGCTGATCAACAGCAAGGAGAGGAACCTCCGCAGATTCCGCAAGCTCTCCTGCTACATCATGCAGGACGATGTCCTGATCGCCAATCTGACGGTGGGCGAGGCCATGATGGTGGCCGCAAATCTCAAGCTCGGGAAGCACATGATATCCTACGCCAAGCGGGTGGTCGTGGAGGAGATCCTCGAGACCATCGGCCTCAAGGAGTCGGTGCATACGCTCACCTGCAACCTGTCGGGAGGGCAGAGGAAGCGGCTTTCCATCGCTCTGGAGCTCGTCAACAATCCCCCGGTGATGTTCTTCGACGAACCCACCTCCGGGCTGGACAGCTCCACCTGCTTCCAGCTGATCTCGCTGCTCCGATCGCTGGCCCGCGGCGGGCGCACCATCGTCTGCACCATCCACCAGCCGTCGGCGCGTCTCTTCGAGAAGTTCGACCATCTGTACCTGCTGGCCCAGGGGCAGTGCGTCTACGAGGGCCGTGTGCGGGGCCTGGTGCCGTATCTGTCCTCCCTCGGGTTCGAGTGCCCCTCGTACCACAATCCCGCGGACTACGTCCTGGAAGTGGCCTCCGGGGAGTACGGGGATGCGGTGCCGAAGCTCGTGCAGGCCGTCAAGGGCGGGGCGTGCAAGAAGTACGCCCACAAGGACTACTGCCTCACGCTCCTGCCCACCAAGGCCGCGGAGAGTGCCACCCTCCACCTGGAGGATGAGAAGCCCCCCCTCCTCTCAGGAGATTCTAATCCTTTGGATGCGGAAGCCGAGGCCGAAGCCGATGCGGATCTAAAACCACCGAAGCTGGAGGCGCAACAGTCGCAGAACTCCGACTGCAGCGCCGTCATTCTTATGCCCCAATCCAACGACGacagctgcagcttcagctccTCCAAGGGCGGCGGCGCCCACAATGCAGTCGGGGGGCCGCCCAGTGGCGGCGTCGTCGGATGCATGACCTCGCTCCTGGACTCGCACGAGAGCGTGGTGACCCTCCCGAACAAGACGGGGTTCCCCACCAGCGGCTGGACGCAGTTCTGGATCCTCCTGAAGCGCTCCTTCCGCACCATCCTACGAGACAGAATGCTGACGCACATGCGCCTCTTCTCGCACGTGATTGTGGGGGCCATAATCGGGATGATCTACTACGATGTGGGGAACGAGGCCTCCAAGATCATGAGCAATGCTGGATGCATCTTCTTCGTGTCTCTGTTTACCACCTTCACGGCCATGATGCCCACCATTTTGACAT TTCCCACTGAAATGTCCGTGTTCGTGCGGGAGCATCTCAACTATTGGTACTCTCTCAAGGCGTTCTACTTTGCCAAGACGATAGCGGACATGCCCTTCCAG ATAGTCTTTTCAAGCGTCTATGTCCTGGTGGTGTACTACCTGACATCCCAGCCGATGGAGTGGAACCGCGTCTCCATGTTCGTCCTCATCCAGGTGCTCAATTCCCTCGTGGCCCAGTCGCTGGGGCTGCTCATCGGCGCCGGGATGAACATCGAGACGGGGGTGTTCCTCGGGCCCGTCACCACCATCCCCACGATACTGTTCTCCGGGTTCTTCGTCAACTTCGACACCATCCCGGGCTACCTGCAGTGGGTCACGTACGTCAGTTATGTGCGCTACGGATTTGAGG GCGCCATGGTGGCCATCTATGGCATGGACCGCGCCAAGCTGCAGTGCAACCAAATGTACTGCCATTACCGAGTGCCCAAGAAGTTCCTCGAGGAGATGTCCATGGACAATGCCCACTTCTGGGTGGATGCCGTGGCCCTGACGGGGATATTCTTTGCCCTCCGCATCATCGCATACTTCGTGCTGCGGTGGAAGCTGCACATGATCCGCTAA